A section of the Thermodesulfobacteriota bacterium genome encodes:
- a CDS encoding glycine cleavage system protein H, with protein sequence MVEKIKTEENIHNGYGSSYRKGKTQDLSKKNEIGAVLGGQVWMVKPDKKAKISNPCLWMQAGVVDFKNCNNFYDCATCKYDQGMKKSVEKGKNISWQDSMRRRPELERVCRHSLTNRIAKRACAYDYECATCDFDQYFEDVWTPKTKSMPMEIQQVKGFDVPMDYFFHNGHTWARIESGGYIRIGLDDFALKLLGKADGLDLPLMGKEFDQGKVGWGLKRKKNLADVLSPVGGVIVEVNSQVRENPELANREPYGDGWLFMVRNPNIKKTVKELMTDAGSLSWINDEVTALENMIEDVAGPLAADGGLLQEDIYGNLPDLGWKNLTQTFLKT encoded by the coding sequence ATGGTAGAAAAAATTAAAACAGAAGAAAACATTCATAACGGGTATGGCTCATCTTACCGTAAAGGAAAAACTCAGGATCTAAGCAAAAAAAACGAGATAGGCGCTGTTTTAGGCGGTCAGGTGTGGATGGTAAAACCGGATAAAAAAGCCAAAATATCAAATCCCTGTCTTTGGATGCAGGCAGGTGTGGTTGATTTTAAAAACTGCAACAATTTCTATGATTGTGCCACCTGTAAATACGATCAGGGAATGAAAAAGAGCGTAGAAAAGGGAAAAAACATAAGCTGGCAGGATTCCATGAGGAGAAGACCGGAGCTGGAGAGAGTCTGCAGGCATAGTCTGACCAACCGTATCGCCAAACGAGCCTGTGCATATGACTATGAATGTGCCACCTGTGATTTTGACCAGTACTTTGAAGACGTCTGGACCCCAAAAACCAAAAGCATGCCCATGGAAATACAGCAGGTCAAAGGATTTGATGTTCCCATGGATTATTTTTTCCATAACGGTCATACCTGGGCACGAATTGAAAGTGGTGGCTATATCCGAATCGGTCTGGATGATTTTGCCCTTAAGCTTCTGGGAAAAGCGGATGGTCTTGACCTTCCCCTTATGGGAAAGGAATTTGATCAGGGAAAAGTCGGCTGGGGCCTCAAGCGCAAAAAAAATCTGGCGGATGTGCTTTCTCCCGTGGGAGGGGTGATCGTAGAGGTTAATTCCCAGGTCAGAGAGAACCCGGAACTGGCCAACCGGGAACCGTATGGAGACGGCTGGCTTTTCATGGTGCGCAACCCGAATATCAAAAAGACGGTAAAAGAGCTAATGACGGATGCAGGCAGTTTGAGCTGGATAAACGACGAGGTTACTGCGCTGGAAAATATGATAGAGGATGTGGCCGGCCCCCTGGCGGCGGACGGTGGTCTGCTACAGGAAGATATTTATGGTAACCTTCCTGACCTTGGGTGGAAAAATTTGACCCAAACCTTTCTTAAAACCTGA